CCGTACCGGATTTTTCAGTCCGATGGTCTTGAGCAGGGCAAAGTTGGCCAGGTTGTTGCCGGTGCGCTGTTCAGAGAAGGCATGTCCGTTGACCAGGCTGAAGCCGTGGTACTGTTCAAGTACGACCCTGGCATGGCCGGAATTGGTGCAGAAGGTCCTGACCTTTTCAGGAAACAGGAACTTCGGGTCGTAGTAGTCGGTCACAATCGGGTAGTTTTCCAGCCGGGTCTCCACCCGGATGCCGATATCGACCACATTGTCGATGTAGGCGATCCCCATCCGCTCCATCACCTGCTGCAGAAACGCAAACCCCTTTCTGCCGGGTGCGGCGAGTACCTTGCGGCAGCGCAGGGTCTCGCCGCCGGCCATTACAACCCCCGCCCGGCCCTGCTCGTCAAAGATGTCCGCCACTTCCCGTTCCAGCATGAAGCGTACGCCGCGTGCCTCCAGCTCACCCCGCAAACGCAGGATCAGCTCTTTGCTCCGGTCGGTGCCGACATGGGCCTGACGCACATCCAGCAGGGAGACCCCCAGCCGTTCGGCGCGGCGCTGGTAGACCGACAGGTTGTGCTTCTCTTTGACGGCAGGTTGCAGGCGCTCTTCAACCAGCGGCAGCAACCGTTCCGCCTCTTCCCTGCTCCAGATATCCTCGGCAAAGCCGATCGGGTAGCTGTAGTTCTGTTTGCAGTCGTTCAACAGTCCGCCGGAGCAGTAGGCTTCACGATCAATCATCAGGATCGAAAGACCGGGTGCCTGGCTGGAGAGCTGAAAGGCGGCTCCCAGTCCGGCCGGACCGGTACCGATAATGATGATATCCGCGTCACAGGATTGCATGGGATACTCCTAGGGGGACTGTGCTGCTTCAGGGTGGTTCGGCAGGCGCACCGTAATGAGAAGGTGCCGCCCTCCTCAGAAGTTGTCATGGAGATATCACCGTGATGGGTACGCGCGGCCAGCAGGGCGGAATAGGTGCCCAACCCCGTACCCTTTTGCTTGCCATGGGTGACGTAGCGATCAAAGAAGCTGGCGCGGATCTCCACCGGTACCGCGCCCTGGTTATGAATCGTGATGCTGCTCCAGAGTGCATCCTGCTCACAGGAGACGGTAATGTCCGCGCCCGGCGGAGAGGCCTCCACGGCATTGCTGATCAGATTTGACAGCATGGTGTAGCAGAGCAGTTCTTCGCAGGGCACCATGAACAGATCATCCGGACCGGCCGGCGCTCCCTTGATCAGGCAGGTCAGCTTCAGCTGTTTCCGTGTCAACTGCTGCTCTGACCCTCTGGCGATCTCATGAATCAGCTGCAGCAGGTTGCAACTGGTTGTTGTCAGCGTATAGGTGCCCTGTTCCATTTTGTAGAGTGACAGGGAGGAGTCGATGATGTTCAGGATCCGGTAACCGCAGGTCTTGATCATCTGTATCAGCTCAGTCTGCTCCGGGGTCAGGTTTGCATCCATAAGCAGTATTTCCGGAATGCCGATCACGGGGTTGAGGGGTGTTTTCAGGTCATGGTGCGTTATGAGTTCGATATCTTCACGCATTTTTGCCGCCTGAACCTGGTCCGTAATGTCGTGGACAATTCCTACCGCCAGCAGCGCAGTACCGCGTTGATCACGTCGGGGGCGGTTGAACTCAACCTGCAGGTGGTGGACACTTCCATCGCGTTGAATGATCCTGTGGCTAAACTTCAAGGGCTGTTTTTCCTGCAGGTAGGCGGCGGTTGCCTGCTGCACGGCAGGCATGTCGTCAGGGTGCACCCGCTCAAAGATCCGCTCCAGGCAGGCGGTGGTCTGCTGCTTGTCGTAGTCAAACAGGGCATACATCTCGTCCGACCACCACATGCTGTTGTCGTGCAGGTTCCATTCCCAGCTTCCCATATGGGCCAGCCGCTGGGCCAGCAACAACGATTCCTCTTTCTGGCGCAGCGTTTCTTCACTCTGTTTCAGTTCCCGGAACAGCAGGCTGTAGGGTTGCCGCAGGGCGGTTTCAATGATGGCCTTGTACATGAAGCCGAAGGAGAGGATCTTGAAGATATGGCCGACAAAATTGAAGACCCCGTAGAGGTCGGTGTAGATCGTAAAGAAGAGCTCCGTGATAATGGTGCAGCTGATCGACAGGGTCAGCAAGCGCAGCACGTTGGGTTCAAAGTGTGCCTTTTCCCGATACAGCAGGGCCAGGGCAGCAGCCAGAATCAGTACGATAAGGTACTCACTGGTACACTTGAAAGGGGTCAGCCCCAGTCCGCTGATAAAACAGTCCGGAAAGTTCCGGGCCCAGAAGATTGACCAGAGCGCAAGCACTGAAACAGCGCCCGCAAGCAGAAACACCCCGGTGATCTGCAGGCGCCGCCGGAAAAAGAGCGGGGCTGTCAGCAGCGCGATGCTCTCCAGGTAGCGCGCTACCAGCCAAAGCTGCGGGGCCAGGTTGTTGTGATCAAAACTTGTGAAGATACCCGTGCCGCGGTAGGCCAGGGTATGGAGGGTGTCGAAAAAGGCGACAAATAGGTAGGTAATGCCGATAAAGAGCAGGTAATTGTTGTCGTAGAAGGCCCGGGAATTCCAGGCCAGCATGAAGATGCCGCAGGCAATAACGATGCTGAACAGTTCTGCAAAGCTGTGAAACACCAGATAATCACGTTGCGCAATCAGATACAGCAGAACGGTGAAGATACTGAACAGCGCGCCTTTCAGCAACAGGCTACGAGACGTACTACCGGCAGTATCATACATAGCTGAGTGCCCTCCCGCTGCTTTCAGCGGCTGTGATCCCATGTTGCAGGTAGCTAAGTATAGCCGAAAAAGCAGACTCTTCAACAAACGACGTGCCAGGGGAGGGCCGGGCCGGTGGGCGCACCGTAATGAAGGTGCCTCCTTCATCGGAGGTTGTCATGGAGATATCACCCCGATGGGTACGCGCGGCCAGCAGGGAGGAATACTGTTAAGCGGAACATCCGGGTTTTGAAGCTTGCTGCGCTATCTCAGCCAGACATTTTTCGATGGCGGAGAAGAGATCCGCCAGGAGAACCGGTTTAACGATAAAACAATCAAATTCAGTGGTTTTTCCGGCTGGACTTTGGAGGCTGAATTTACCGTTTTTCCCCGTTTCAGCCGTTTTACCGCTAATGGCGATCAGCTTTGTATCCGGTTTTATGGCTCGGATGGTCTCAGCCATTTGCACACCGCACATCTCCGGCATGTTAATGTCAGTTACAACGATATCAGGGGTGTGGGTCAAAAAGAGTTCCAGCCCCTGTTTACCGTTGGCAGCTGTGTAGAGTGTGATTGCCGGAAAACTGGCGATAATCAGAGAGGCCTGCAGCTCCAGAATCATTTCGTCATCTTCCACCCAAAGCATCGCCAACGCAGTTTTTTGATCAAATTCGGTTTTCACAGTCCACCTCTCGGTTCAAGCCTGATCGGCTGGAATTGATATGGGGAAAGGGAGATCGAGTACCTGCTGGGACTAAAATCAATCATTCTGTCAAAGGTCGTTAAAGAGGAAACGGCCCGCTATTTCAAGTGGAAGTACTGAACGGCAGGGTTGTCTGTGAGGCAGCCTGTTTTCTGATTTGTTCGGTCTCCTGTTCACTGATTCCCAGTGACAGCAGAAAGGCCTGATGGGCCTGGGGGGCGCGCCGCTCAAACTCGCTGTGCCACTGCAGCATGGCCTGGTCGTCCATGCCGGCGGCCCGCAGCATCTCAATCCAGGTCTGCTTGTCCACCGCCTGTGACAGTTCTCCGCCGGTTGGCAGCGTGAGCATCCCGGCCAGCAGCCGTTGCTGGGCCTGCAACTGTCTGATTTCGCTGCCGATAGCCTGCAGTCTCTGCCTGATGACCGCCTCGCTGCCGTCTGCGGCGGTTGCCAGCAGACAACGGATTTCTTCTATCCCAAGACCTGCCTGACGGTAAGAACAGATCAGGGCCAACCGCTCCTTGTCGGCAGTTGAATAGAGGCGATAGCCCGCCTCACTGCGGCCGGAAGGGCAGAGCAGGCCGACCCGGTCGTAGTAGAGCAGGGTGCTGCGTGAGAGCTTGAAACTGCGGGCCAGCTGGCTGATGCGATACATGCGATGCTCCAAATAGGTGCGGCCCCGGAAAACGGGGCCGCCACTGTTTTATGATTACGCACTCTTGGCGCGAATCTCTGCAATACGTTCGTTTGAAAGTCCCAGCCATTCCAGAAAGCTCTGGTGGCCGGCCGGATTTTCGGTTTCAAACAGGTGATGCCATTGCTGCATGGCGGCTTGATCCAGCCCGATGGCCCGAAAACGGGCAACCCATTCCTCTACGGTTACGTTTGGTTGCATACGGTGTCTCCTTGTCCTGTGGTTTTGTGTCGTGGCCATGACAAGGGTTACGCTAAACTGTGAAGCGGTAGACAGGTCAAGCTGTTTGTCACTGCCAGCATTAATCCAGTGAGACCGTATGGGTCAGGGTGCTACTTTGTCGGCGTAGCGGGCTTCGTCTGTTCTTTACCCAAAGCACGTTGCAGTTCCTTTGCATCAAGATGTTTTTCAAAACCGGAGAAGTAGTTAGAAACCTCAGCATTGGCCATAAGCCCCTGCATGGCCACCTGTCCCAGCACGCCAAAGCTCGCCTTGAAGGTATCCTCCCCTTCAAACTCCACCGCTTGCCTGGTTTCAGTTTTACAGCTTACGGTAAGTAACCGCATCACCAGTTTGGCGGTCTCCTTGTTGAGTTGCTCCCCCTTTTCCGGTGTGACGGCGCTCAGGGATCTGACGTCAGGATGGGTAGCCATGGCAGCAAAGATCCATTTGATCAACAGGGTCTTGTCAGCCTCGCTGGTGGATCTGACCAGACATTTTGACATCTCATCGGTAAACGGGCCTGCCCATGCCGTTGCTGCCATGCTGATGAGCATCAGAAATAGCAGTATCTTCAGCCTCATAACCACCTCCTTGGGAATTGTTGCGATAATACAAACGGATGTTCAGAACCCTTTTACTCTTGTTACAGGTGGCTTGCAAGTGGGTCATGGGTTGTTTCCGGGTCAGACGCGCGATGAGGGTAGCGTCACGGTAAAGCGTGCCCCGCAGCCGAGGGCGCTCTGCACCGCAATGGTGCCGCCGTGGTTGCGGACAATCCCCCAGGAGACCGCCAGTCCCAGGCCGGTACCGTTCTGCTTGGTGCTGAAGAAGGGGGAAAACAGCCGCTCCTGCTGTTCCGGGTCGATGCCGGGACCGGTGTCGGCGACGGTTATCGAGCAGGTGCCGTCAGGATCAGCCTCGGTGCTGATGGTGAGCCGGCCTTCCCCTTCCATGGCCTGCAGACCGTTCAGGATCAGGTTGGTAAAGACCTGACGCAGTTGCTCGCGGTCAGCCTCCAGCTGGATTGCGGTCTGTTGGTAGCGGCGTTCAATCGTGTAGCCTGCCAGCGGCA
Above is a window of Trichlorobacter lovleyi SZ DNA encoding:
- a CDS encoding NAD(P)/FAD-dependent oxidoreductase; translated protein: MQSCDADIIIIGTGPAGLGAAFQLSSQAPGLSILMIDREAYCSGGLLNDCKQNYSYPIGFAEDIWSREEAERLLPLVEERLQPAVKEKHNLSVYQRRAERLGVSLLDVRQAHVGTDRSKELILRLRGELEARGVRFMLEREVADIFDEQGRAGVVMAGGETLRCRKVLAAPGRKGFAFLQQVMERMGIAYIDNVVDIGIRVETRLENYPIVTDYYDPKFLFPEKVRTFCTNSGHARVVLEQYHGFSLVNGHAFSEQRTGNNLANFALLKTIGLKNPVRSGQQMAVFLARLANEIGGGKPIMQRVGDFRMGRRSNSETFNDDLFSFPPTCPVSAGDLGLVVPAKIMRHLWGALKKLDTIVPGVLHPSTIMYYPEIKMYANKPAFLDPFFRVTDNVYMAGDGAGTSRGITGAWASGIRVAEGIGAAGLAH
- a CDS encoding MASE3 domain-containing protein codes for the protein MYDTAGSTSRSLLLKGALFSIFTVLLYLIAQRDYLVFHSFAELFSIVIACGIFMLAWNSRAFYDNNYLLFIGITYLFVAFFDTLHTLAYRGTGIFTSFDHNNLAPQLWLVARYLESIALLTAPLFFRRRLQITGVFLLAGAVSVLALWSIFWARNFPDCFISGLGLTPFKCTSEYLIVLILAAALALLYREKAHFEPNVLRLLTLSISCTIITELFFTIYTDLYGVFNFVGHIFKILSFGFMYKAIIETALRQPYSLLFRELKQSEETLRQKEESLLLAQRLAHMGSWEWNLHDNSMWWSDEMYALFDYDKQQTTACLERIFERVHPDDMPAVQQATAAYLQEKQPLKFSHRIIQRDGSVHHLQVEFNRPRRDQRGTALLAVGIVHDITDQVQAAKMREDIELITHHDLKTPLNPVIGIPEILLMDANLTPEQTELIQMIKTCGYRILNIIDSSLSLYKMEQGTYTLTTTSCNLLQLIHEIARGSEQQLTRKQLKLTCLIKGAPAGPDDLFMVPCEELLCYTMLSNLISNAVEASPPGADITVSCEQDALWSSITIHNQGAVPVEIRASFFDRYVTHGKQKGTGLGTYSALLAARTHHGDISMTTSEEGGTFSLRCACRTTLKQHSPPRSIPCNPVTRISSLSVPVRPDWEPPFSSPARHPVFRS
- a CDS encoding response regulator — translated: MKTEFDQKTALAMLWVEDDEMILELQASLIIASFPAITLYTAANGKQGLELFLTHTPDIVVTDINMPEMCGVQMAETIRAIKPDTKLIAISGKTAETGKNGKFSLQSPAGKTTEFDCFIVKPVLLADLFSAIEKCLAEIAQQASKPGCSA
- a CDS encoding MerR family transcriptional regulator; amino-acid sequence: MYRISQLARSFKLSRSTLLYYDRVGLLCPSGRSEAGYRLYSTADKERLALICSYRQAGLGIEEIRCLLATAADGSEAVIRQRLQAIGSEIRQLQAQQRLLAGMLTLPTGGELSQAVDKQTWIEMLRAAGMDDQAMLQWHSEFERRAPQAHQAFLLSLGISEQETEQIRKQAASQTTLPFSTST
- a CDS encoding MerR family transcriptional regulator; the protein is MQPNVTVEEWVARFRAIGLDQAAMQQWHHLFETENPAGHQSFLEWLGLSNERIAEIRAKSA